The genomic segment CGCGGCACTCGTCGCCGTTCGCGCAGCGATGTTCCGCACTGGGAGCCGCGCCGTGCTGCGCTCTACACGCTGTTGGTCAACACCCCGACTCCGTTCTTCCTGTTCCAGAGCGTTCGCCTCTTCATCGGATCACTCCTTCGCGTTATGGCGTTCCTGATCGGCAAGGATCCTGAGGCCGCGAGCGATGAGCTGCTGGCTCTGCGATCGGCGTACACGCATCCGATCCGGCTGTTCAAGGGCCGACGTCAGCGCGCCAGGACGGCGATTCGACCACATAGAGAGATCCGCGGCCTGCTCGCTCCGTACTGGCTGCCCTATCAGCACGGCTACGACATTGCCCGAGAGACGATCACGGCCCTTGTACGCCCGGAGGCCGTCGCGACGGTGGGCCGCAGGTCGACGCGACCTGACGAGTCGCCGGACGAGGCGGTCGACCTCGAGGACGAGCCATCGGTGTTGGCGCGCCGTCCCTGGTTCGCGGTCGTCCTCGCCTTGGTCATTCTGTCGCTGTTTGCCAGCCGCGGGCTGTTCGGCGCCGGCCTGCACGGTGGGGCGCTCCCGGCCTCCCCGGAGTCGGCCTACGGCTGGTGGTCGTTGCTGTTCGACCGTCACCGCGAGCTGCCAACGGCGAGTGTGCTCGCGCCCGTATTCGCGATCCCGTTGGCGTTGATCTCCATTCCCTTGTGGTTCCACCCGGGCATAGTCGTGTGGACGCTGATGCTCTTCGCAGTGCCGCTCGGTGCACTCTCGGCTCACCGGTTGGGTCGCCTGCTGTCGCCACATCGCGGCATACGTATTGCGGTCGCTGTCACGTACGGCCTGAGCATCGTGGCGATGGGTGCTGTGAATCAGGGCCGGATTGGCACTGTCGTTGCGCTGATCGTTCTGCCGATCATCGTCAACACCGCGATCCAGCTCGCCGAGACACCCGGTTGGCAGCTCGGCCTGCGAGTCGGCATCTGGATCGCCGTCGCCGCCGCGTTTGCACCGATCGCCCTGGTGCTGGGGCTCGGCGGTCTGTTGATCCTGCTGTACGCCGAGGGCCGTTGGGTGAGCCGCTATCTTCTGGCGGCGGCTGGAGTTCCCCTGGTCCTTCTCGGTCCATGGCTGTTCCAGCGCGCGCTTCGGCCGTGGCGCATGTGGTGGGAAGCGGGATTCCCCGTTCCTGGTTCCGCCACTGCTCTCGATGTTGTGCTCGGCCGAGCTGGAGGAGTGTCGGCTCCTGGCTGGCTGACGATCGGGTTGATAGTGCTGGCGGTGCTCGCGCTCTGGCCGCCACGTTCGCGTTTGGGCGTCGAGCTCTCATGGCTGGTTGCGCTGTTGGGATTGGCGGTTGCTCTGATCGGCACCCTCGTGACCTACTCGACACACGCTGGACCGGCTTCGATCGAGCCCTGGGTCGGAGTGCCGGTTGTCGTCTGGATCGGCGGGCTCCTGTCAGCTGTCTTGCTCGCCGCGCCGGAAGCCTGGCGGAAGCTTTCCCGGCCCGCGTTGGTCGCTGTTGTGGTCGTCGCGCTGGTGCTGCCGATCGGCTCAGCCGCATGGTGGCTGGGACGCGGCAACGCTGACCCGCTCGACATTGGACGATCGGCGGTCGTCCCGGTCTTCCTCGCCGATCGACCGGGCAACACCCTCGTTCTGACCGGCACCGTCGCGAAGGGTGTCGACTATCGCGTCGTCGATGGCGACGGCCCCTACCTCGGCCAAGAAGCGATCGCCGGATCGTCTCCGGCCACCAAGGAGCTCACGGCGGCTGTACGCCGAGTGCTCGCCAACGCCACCGCCGATGACATCCGCGTGCTCAGCGCTCATGGCATCGATGCGATCTACGCACCGGCCGCGGATCCTGAGGTCGCCCGCCGTGTGGACGGCGCGCCCCTGCTGGCACCGGCGGGTAGCGACTCTCCGGGATCGCGTGTGTGGACGCTGACCATCAAGCCGAAGTCAGATAGTGCGACGGCCCCCATGTGGCACCCGATCGTCTCCGGCGTTCAGGTCCTCGCTTGGTTGCTCGCCATCGTGCTCACAGCTCCGGTTCGCCGACGCGAGCTCGAGCCGCTTCTTGAGGACGCCCTCCTCGAAGATGAGGGGGCCACGACATGATCCGCTATCGGACCGTTGGCATCCCACTCGTCGCAGCGGGGTTGGTCATCGGCGCCTACTTCGCACCCGAACAGTCAGATGACCCGCGTCCGCCTGCGGGAGTGAAGGTCACCCAGACGACGTACGGGTGTCCTGCCGGAGCTGGGATCACTGTCGCCGCTGGGCAGGTTTCGCCAGGCACCACGGGCACGGCAACTGTCCTGCCCGGCAAGTCCACCGCCAAGGACCTCGGCGGTACGCGGAGCTGGAGGACGGCACGGGTGGATGGACGAGGAGTCCTCGTCGAGCAGCAGGGCCGTGGGTCAGGGCCGTCGGGCTTCTTTGGCAGCATCGCGCCCAAGGCAGGCGGCAGCGGACTAGGCGTGGGCTCGTGTTCGGCGAGTGTTGACGCCGCCTGGTTCCTTGGCCTCGGATCAGGGGTCAAGCACTTCTCGACGGTGACCTTGACCAACGGGACAACTGCTCCCGCCGCGGTCGATCTCGACCTGTGGGGTCCGGACGGAAAGATTGACGCCGTCGGTGCCAAGGGCATCGTGATCAAGCCCCATACGACCCGCCGAGTTCAGCTGGAGGATCTTGCGGCGGGTGAGCCAGAGCTTGCCCTTCGCGTCCTTCGCCGTCGTGGTGCCGTGTCCGCAGTCGTCAACGATTTCTCGACCGCCGTGTTCGGCGGAACCGAGCCGGTAACCGCGACTTCTGCGCCTCGACGCAGCCAGGTCGTTGGCGGTCTGGTGTCTGGAGCCAGCGGCCGTACGCTCGCACTCCTCAACCCAGGCACTGCGACTGCACGAGTCGAGGTCGACGTCATCGGGTCCAAGAGCACCTTCAAACCAGAAGGCCTCGGCGCCATCAAAGTGAAGGGCGAGTCGGTTCGCCTGGTGGAGGTACCGAGCACAGCCGGCGGAGCACGCCAGGCACTCAAAGTCACTTCGGATGTCCCGGTGGCCGCGACGGTGCGGATGGCGCCCAATGAGCTCGACTAT from the Aeromicrobium panaciterrae genome contains:
- a CDS encoding glycosyltransferase family 2 protein; translation: MDETQTTRHWLDAPPTVAAVLVSHNGATWLPKVIASLGSMFFAPTAWQVVDVASTDGSADMLRDSFGAGRVSVAPSGTGFGDAVRLALESLPRTDWIWLLHDDSSVLPGTLSGLLDTATSAPDIAVVGPKIREWPSLRRLLEVGLTITSTGGRETGLETGEPDAGQHDRERDVLAVNTAGMLIRRDVWDELGGFDRRLPLHGDDIDFGWRVARAGYRTRTAPTAVLFHAEASRRGTRRRSRSDVPHWEPRRAALYTLLVNTPTPFFLFQSVRLFIGSLLRVMAFLIGKDPEAASDELLALRSAYTHPIRLFKGRRQRARTAIRPHREIRGLLAPYWLPYQHGYDIARETITALVRPEAVATVGRRSTRPDESPDEAVDLEDEPSVLARRPWFAVVLALVILSLFASRGLFGAGLHGGALPASPESAYGWWSLLFDRHRELPTASVLAPVFAIPLALISIPLWFHPGIVVWTLMLFAVPLGALSAHRLGRLLSPHRGIRIAVAVTYGLSIVAMGAVNQGRIGTVVALIVLPIIVNTAIQLAETPGWQLGLRVGIWIAVAAAFAPIALVLGLGGLLILLYAEGRWVSRYLLAAAGVPLVLLGPWLFQRALRPWRMWWEAGFPVPGSATALDVVLGRAGGVSAPGWLTIGLIVLAVLALWPPRSRLGVELSWLVALLGLAVALIGTLVTYSTHAGPASIEPWVGVPVVVWIGGLLSAVLLAAPEAWRKLSRPALVAVVVVALVLPIGSAAWWLGRGNADPLDIGRSAVVPVFLADRPGNTLVLTGTVAKGVDYRVVDGDGPYLGQEAIAGSSPATKELTAAVRRVLANATADDIRVLSAHGIDAIYAPAADPEVARRVDGAPLLAPAGSDSPGSRVWTLTIKPKSDSATAPMWHPIVSGVQVLAWLLAIVLTAPVRRRELEPLLEDALLEDEGATT
- a CDS encoding DUF5719 family protein, encoding MIRYRTVGIPLVAAGLVIGAYFAPEQSDDPRPPAGVKVTQTTYGCPAGAGITVAAGQVSPGTTGTATVLPGKSTAKDLGGTRSWRTARVDGRGVLVEQQGRGSGPSGFFGSIAPKAGGSGLGVGSCSASVDAAWFLGLGSGVKHFSTVTLTNGTTAPAAVDLDLWGPDGKIDAVGAKGIVIKPHTTRRVQLEDLAAGEPELALRVLRRRGAVSAVVNDFSTAVFGGTEPVTATSAPRRSQVVGGLVSGASGRTLALLNPGTATARVEVDVIGSKSTFKPEGLGAIKVKGESVRLVEVPSTAGGARQALKVTSDVPVAATVRMAPNELDYAYAESVLPLSGPAIVPVSLGKGVSAPDLIVTAPRGTSSVQVFAYDKNMKQLGEFTMSIEGETTKHIDVAKKFTQKGIAYLVVQSKGEVVGAATYRDGGLVSSLALLSAPIRVLAPQVRPID